The window ATGTGAAGTTTGAATACAGTTCTCAGTAACAGCTCTGCATTCAAATGTGGAGACAAGTCCACAGTGAACATTGTCAGTCATATTCAAATACGTCTCAACTGTCAGCTTTTATCTGATCAGATCGAGGTTTTTCAACCAGAAACTTGCTACTTTACTATGACTGGAGGATGTTTGGGCTTTTCAACTGAACCACTTTattcattttgtatttatttattttgtttcatgCCAGATGATTCTTAATAGAATGTGAAAATTGATATTTTCTTCAGAACAAAACTGGAGAATATCATTCACGATTAAACAGCACAGACATGTTCAGGTGTTTTAACGGGTGTTTTCCACAGCTGTTGCATCTGCTCCTGGGGTGAAGTCAGCAGAACGGAGGGGCAACAACAGAAATCAGTTTATCAGTCTGATAATAGAGTCAGTGATGCAAAGACGTTGGTTTGTTAGCAGAAGCTGAGCATCAAAAGTGGCTCAtcgaggaaaagaaagagatgaGGCATGGACACCGAGTGTCACTGTGTTGATGAGGTAAAATGGCGACACATTTTAAAGTCTGCGACAGCAACAGCTGTCTCAGGTTCCCAGCTGAGGAGTGAAGAGAGAAAGCCATCGAGCAACATGACCTCATGGCAGTGCATGTAAACATCATACCACTTCAGACACTTCCACAAGTCATTCTGAccctttaaccccttaacgcctgaatctatatagctgtatataaaaaaaaaatgttttagcctttaagtagatggtaaataatgctgagattattcatttcacttttgcacaaaaaataaatagaaattttggtatgttgcttatttgcaacaccaggcataatggtcaataataagataacaacaacacagtaatataacagtgaaaaaacaatgtttttttatccacccttttttttttttacatatttatttatataaaggttcccaggtccgtagtgaatatggactaaccggcattgggggaataaagatgctatctcagctggttgattgatccaaacggtttgtagcatataggcaacaataggcgttaaggggttaaggtCCATTTTTCACAAACTATACTCAGTCTCATCACATCCCATCTCTCTCTTTTAGgcttcttgaaaaaatagttgcagctcaactttgtgatttacgatacagaaataatctgtttgaagagtttcagtcagttgCCTGTCactattttttaaacttttccaATTGTTTGAGAGGAAATGAGTTTACTGCAagtatagttaaaaaaaaaaaacagtcttttaTTTCAAAGATATCGTGTGTTTACAACAGCGGGCATCAGAATGTGTTCTCATAGCTGTTAAACCTGCAGGAATGTTAAAAAGTTCATCTTCACATGTTATTTAGTGCCGTTTGTATTATGGAACATTAAATATGCCACTGAACTAATAACACATCTCTGACTGTGGTTACAGCAGCAGCTCATTATGAAAATGAACGATTCTCAGAAGATCATCTGTTCACAGAGACTTTGACTCAGGTCAAAATTTAAACTTTAACAAATTTGAACGGCTTATTTGGAAGGTGCCTTATCAAAACGGACACACCCTTTCAGACCAATGAGAACAGAATAGATAAATAcgttattcatcccccaatgggggaaattcaaaagaaagaagaaccTCCCAGAAGAATGTCAGATAGCGTTATCTCTTTTTCCTCTGCAGCCAAAACTGGATGAAAAGGATCCATCAGGGGAGTGGCTGGAAATGTTCATATAAGTAACCTGTTGAGCTCCTTCAACCTGCACACTGACCCCGCTGTGGTGCGACCGACCGGATCTGAGCTCCACAACTGCACAACTCCAGAACTCCAGAGCTCCAGAACTGCACAACTCCAGAACTCCAGAACTCCAGAACTCCAGAACTCCAGAACTCCAGAACTCCAGAACTCCAGAACTCCAGAACTCCAGAACTCCAGAACTCCTCTCCACGTCTGAGGTGAACTCCTTTTCATGTAGTCTGAACAGGACTAAAGATTATTTTTCCTTTAACAATCTATCAACACGAATGATAAATTGCTGATTTTTAAGGTCAAACATGTTTGGATAACGAGTTTTAACTCGTAGAACAAAAGAAGTTTTAcgtacgatcagaaaataatGAAACTGCTGCTTCGTGTCTGCCatgaatacaaaataaatacaacatttttagaAATGTCTCAGTAAATAAGTTGATAAATGCAACTAAAATTACATTTCAAAAAATGATTGAGAAAAACTATTGAATAGAATCTCATAATAAATCTAGTTTTCTATgtttattttcagctgcatttgttcAGGCTTGTGTTAATATCCCAGTTTAATTACTTTGTGGTATCTGTGTAGGAGGGCTGCACAGCTGCacagtggttagcactgtctgTCTGCATGTTCTCTCAGGGTTCTCCGGGTTCTCCGGGTTCTCCGGGTTCTCCCAGcacccaaaaacatgcctgTTAGGTTACCTGGTGTCTCTAAACTGTCCCGAGGAGCGAGTGCACTGAACAAAGTGACTTTTTGCTGAAGTAAACTTTATTAGAGTAACTGTATTtctaagattcagtaagaactcaaGTTTCTAaagtaaaatgaaacattttattaacgtaatacatgaattatgggggaagagtaagttttactcaggtttcctcatacaatttaaatgtttaatagttgtatgtacataaacctggaaatactacataaactttactctgaaagtgtatcgttaaaatctactaagttacttcataacagcaaataatacagatatataaaatttaggcaagtttatctgtacggcacaattcaactacagggcgacttaaagtgctttacagatacattaaaacagtagaaataaaaagcaggatttagattttaaactaaaaaaagaaagaaataagaacaatagataaaatcagtagttaaaatgtgattaagtttgaaactcatttatttaaaattatGTTGAGTatatgagtaaaatgatgttcctgcctatgaaaaacaagtagactttacttcatttgtttaaataaatataacttaaaacttagataagtaaatgttacttaatatcttctaaactgttttatggtgagtaaaatttacttgatattgcagcattaaatattacttacaaaggcttttttttttagtaaatcttaagtttgtctctgtgatggagcgCTTACATCTGGCCCTGAGTTGGATGAACTGGGTTTAGAATCCGGAGTTTGTTGTACTGCTGAATTTGAACCCATTTAATGCTAAACGTAACTGAATATTTTTGCTGTGTCATCATTGTTCTGTCATGACTCAGCTTTCTGACGTCCTGTTGTTGGCCAGATGCAaacagatgtttctgtgtgttctcagtCATGGCGTCGGCCggccagctgctgctgctgttggtgcTGTCCTCGCTCCTGCTCTGCAGCCTGAGTGCTCCTCCGTCCTCCAGCCAGCAGGAACACCACGCTCTGCAGAAGAGGACGGGTCCTTCTGATGTAGGAAAATCTGTTAAAAAGATAGTAACTGGAGGGAAGCCACTTAATCCTACTGATGTAAAAGATAAGATTATAAAGGTGGTAGCTGCAGCGGAGCCACTTCTTGACCTCATACCAGAACCTGCAAGGCATTAtgtaaaagctgtttttaagttGTTAACAGGGCAGGCAGGAGATACAGAACAAATAATAGGAAGTCTGAAGGCTGAATTTAAAAAGCTAAATGAAAAGCTTGACAGACATCATGAAATAACTCTGTGGAACACCTGGGCAAGCGGTCCCTACCAGGAGGCTGAGATTAATATTATGTTAGCCTGGAAAAAGTTCGACCAATTCCAAGATGAATGTAAGGGTTCGTGCTCTGATCAATATAAGAATACTTTTAAGGAACTTCATACAAACATGGCGTCTGCTCCTGATAAGCTGCACCTCTTACTAAACGCACAGCAACCCTCCTTCATCACTGACTTTGGAAAGCTGCTGGCTGACCATGTTAGATGTCACGAAAAGAGCATCGATGACTTCACTGTGCTGATTGATAAACTTATGTTCATGGGCAACATCATCAGTGGGTTATATTACAGCACCATTGGAGTTAACAGAGATCAGGAACTCATTAAAATCACACATGAAACATCAATGGCCATGTCCAACATCCACAAGTACTGCATTTTACACCCTGATGAATACATTAAGAAGGACACGCTGGATCTGATTGATGAGAACCAGGATCGCAGTGAACTAGCAAAAGACATCCGGTCCTCTCTGGAGCAGAAGTTCGACAGGTACGACTGGTTGGTCGTTGCCTTTATCACTAGAAATTCACAATATTCATTTTGGTTCTTCAAAAAGctgaataaacattttttatcagGATTTGCTGAAGTGACAAAAGGGGAAGTTAGTGTAGCCGTGGCTAAGCAGGTCAAAGGGACTTACAGCAGGGCTGAAAAGGTGAAGGAAGACATCACAAAGTGCCTGGGTAAAAAGCCCGACTGTCAAGAAGTCATAGAAAAACTCAAACAATGTAAGGACAACAAAGGTGCTGAGCTCATGGGCATGGTTACAGCTGTTCACTCATATATCAGCAAAAGTCATGATAGCGTTGTTGATCCCAGTAAAAAAGAGCAAGACTCAGATGACGAGTACATTGATCAAGATAAAACATCTGAATTACCGTACATTCACAAAGGACAGTGTAATAAATACAAGATTTTTGATGGTGGGCACTTTAGGGTTATGATTAAAAGTGATGAAGAGATGCAAAACGAGGATCCGTGTAAAGATGTGGACTGCGGTGGTATAGACAGAGGTGAGTGTGTCCCTTTAAAAAATGTCCTGAAAGCAGTGTGTGAGTGTAAGATGGGTTTCCACGGTAAGGAGTGTGAAGAAAAATTTGTCTAAAAAGTGAACCGTGCGgtcaaaaagaaaatgatgaaaTGAGCCTTCTGCTATTCTCACTCATCTCAGGTTTCACTAGAACTACAAACATCAAATctttctgctgcttctgctgaaGACTTTAATCAGTTCAGCTTCACCAATCTCACCGAGAAGATCGTTTTCTGATTAAAACTACAGTTAACCGATCTCACGGGGGAAACATGCTTCTTGTTAATCTGAAACATTACTGAGAATatgaataaataagaaataaattaTGAATGTTGGGATCATTTATAAAGGGAAACATTGaatgttttctgtcattttgtttatttttcggCTGCTTAAAACACAACAGATTTGTGCATAAAGATTTTGTCCACAGAAAGTTATCAGAATTGGAAAAATAAATATCTTATGGTGCAGCTCAGGAGAGAAAACATTTGTAAATCGGTGAATAATAAACTTTTCACCTGTTCGCTTGATGTGATGTCCCACTAACTTCTGTAGCTGCTGCTGCAATCGTAATGACTTCCTGTCAGACCATGTGACTGCCTCCAACCTATGAAATGCTTTTACTTTGAGCTTCTGTTTAAACTTTGACAGactgaaatgaataaaaaatgttcCTGTCATTATCTGTCTATGTtatcattattttattattctTCTGAACATGAAAAAACTGTGAGATTAATCCATCCAGTTCTCTCCTCTGCATCAGCTGAAAATCTTTCAGGTTCTGCACTTTCCTTTAAACCGAATTTagttttaagaaaaaataagcctttgatgagccagtttctgTTATTTGTTCACCTCCTTATAGAGATGGGGACTCgcatactactcccactactcctactaactttctgagttagtatgcgagtttgagtaagcagaagttcccggatgcatactagattctctgaaatgttgggtatgcatcatgaggtcactactcatactcaaactacccaagatgcaacgtaacgtgacgtcgccgatcgtcatttcccgtcaaaacggcagtttcaagctagctacaacgagggtaggttcacttcctgttttcaaaacaaaagcaccaattgtatggtaatggctttccctatgataaaaggcaacgggtattttattttgtgaaaataacaggaagtgcgttgctaactgcggctagctttagcagcgccgaattcgtgggaacaaaattgtaaacagccggtattttgtcaggttttcaacacgttggggatctaaacgactactttctcacctgaaaatgtttcaaatgttgctaaagtttacagagtttagagcttaagagaaatcagcttcaggctggctgatttcggctcgggcaggagcgaaatgcattgtgggtaaacgctctgcatactgtctgatcgaatgagtatgcagtatgtagtatgcagtatgcagtatgtagtatgcagtatgcagtatgcagtatgtactatgtactatgtagtatgtagtatatagtatgcagtatatagtatgcactatgtagtatgtagtatatagtatgcagtatatagtatgcagtatgtagtatgtagtatatagtatgcagtatgtagtatgtagtatgcagtatatagtatgtagtatgcagtatgtagtatatagtatgtagtatgcagtatgtactatgtactatgtagtatgcagtatgcagtatgtagtatgcagtatgtagtatgcagtatgcagtatgtagtatgtagtatatagtatgcagtatgtagtatgtagtatgcagtatatagtatgtagtatgcagtatgtagtatatagtatgtagtatgcagtatgtagtatatagtatgcagtatgtagtatgtagtatgtagtatgtagtatgcagtatgcagtgtgtagtatgcagtatgtagtatatagtttgtagtatatagtatgcagtatgtagtatgtagtatatagtatgtagtatgtagtatgtagtatgtagtatatagtatgtagtatgtagtatgcagtatgcagtatttagtaagctgtatgtaatatgtagtatgtagtatgcagtatgtagtatatagtttgtagtatgtagtatgcagtatgcagtatttagtaagctgtatgtaatatgtagtatgtagtatgcagtatatagtatatagtatgtagtacgtcgtatgtagtatatagtatatagtatgtagtatgtagtatgtagtatgcagtatgtagtatgtagtatgtagtatgtagtatgtagtacgtagtatatagtatgtagtatgtagtattcagtatatagtatgtagtacgtagtatatagtatgtagtatatagtatatagtatgtagtacgtagtatatagtatgcagtatgtagtatgcagtatgcagtatgtagtatgtagtatgtagtatgcagtatgcagtatgtagtatgtagtatgcagtatgtagtatgcagtatgtagtatgtagtatgcagtatgcagtatgcagtatgtagtatgtagtatgcagtatgcagtatgcagtatgtagtatgcagtatgtagtatgtagtatgtagtatgcagtatgcagtatgcagtatgtagtatggaagtatgtagtatgcagtatgtagtatgtagtatgcagtatgtagtatgcagtatgtagtatgtagtatgcagtatgtagtatgcagtatgtagtatgtagtatgcagtatgtagtatgcagtatgtagtatgtagtatgcagtatgtagtatgcagtatgtagtatgcagtatgcagtatgtagtatgcagtatgtagtatgcagtatgcagtatgtagtatgtagtatatagtatgcagtatgtagtatgtagtatgcagtatatagtatgtagtatgcagtatgtagtatatagtatgtagtatgcagtatgtagtatatagtatgcagtatatagtatgtagtatgtagtatgtagtatgtagtatgcagtatatagtatgtagtatgcagtatgtagtatatagtatgtagtatgcagtatgtagtttatagtatgcagtatgtagtatgtagtatgtagtatgtagtatgtagtatgtagtatgcagtatgcagtgtgtagtatatagtatgtagtatatagtttgtagtatatagtatgcagtatgtagtatgtagtatatagtatgtagtatgtagtatgtagtatgtagtatatagtatgtagtatgtagtatgtagtatgcagtatgcagtatttagtaagctgtatgtaatatgtagtatgtagtatgcagtatgtagtatatagtttgtagtatgtagtatgcagtatgcagtatttagtaagctgtatgtaatatgtagtatgtagtatgcagtatatagtatatagtatgtagtacgtcgtatgtagtatatagtatatagtatgtagtatgtagtatgtagtatgtagtatgcagtatgtagtatgtagtatgtagtatgtagtacgtagtatatagtatgtagtatgtagtattcagtatatagtatgtagtacgtagtatatagtatgtagtatatagtatatagtatgtagtacgtagtatatagtatgcagtatgtagtatgcagtatgcagtatgtagtatgtagtatgtagtatgcagtatgcagtatgtagtatgtagtatgcagtatgtagtatgcagtatgtagtatgtagtatgcagtatgcagtatgcagtatgtagtatgtagtatgcagtatgcagtatgtagtatgcagtatgtagtatgtagtatgtagtatgcagtatgcagtatgtagtatggaagtatgtagtatgcagtatgtagtatgtagtatgcagtatgtagtatgcagtatgtagtatgtagtatgcagtatgtagtatgcagtatgtagtatgtagtatgcagtatgtagtatgcagtatgtagtatgtagtatgcagtatgtagtatgcagtatgtagtatgcagtatgcagtatgtagtatgcagtatgtagtatgcagtatgcagtatgtagtatgcagtatgtagtatgcagtatgtagtatgcagtatgcagtatgtagtatgcagtatgtagtatgcagtatgtagtatgtagtatgcagtatgtagtatgcagtatgtagtagggcTGACGGCAAATAATTGATTGGTCGTTGGTCGACCAAAAAAATTACCAGTCGACCAAATTCCATTGGTTGATTGgtcgcaggaaaaaaaaaagctgtctcGTCAAAGGGCTCCCGGGACTTTTAATTTGAAGGGCGTGACAAAGGAAGacgtcaaacaaatcaaaacggTAAATTAGTGTTACAAGGACAGAACGATCAGTTAGCGCGTAACCCGTCCTGGGGTAACGTCCCAGGAgttcgttgcgcagggcacacTTTGCAGCGGTGCATCAGTGCGGCTTTTAAAATCCCATTTGCCGAGTTATAGCAGCTGCCAGACGTCTTGTTGGACATTTTAAGAAAAGTGCCAAGGCTACAGCGgctctcactgaaaaacaaatacaacagaacGTTGTTGAACACAAACTCATCCAGGATGTCTCCACGAGATGGAACTCACTGCATGTTGGAGCGCCTTCTGGAACAGAGGTGGCCGGTCAGCGCTGTACTTTCCGACCCCGTTACCACACACAGATCACGGCCGCGCTGTCATCCTCGCGCAGCaacaggtttatttattttattttggtgacgtCTTTTCATGTTTACCAGTTTATATAGTTACATACAtactagtatgtagtatatagtatgtagtatatagtatgtagtatatagtatgtagtatatagtatgcagtatgtagtatgtagtatatagtatgcagtatgcagtatgcagtatgcagtatgtagtatgtagtatgcagtatgtagtatgtagtatgcagtatgtagtatatagtatgtagtatgcagtatgtagtatgtagtatatagtatgcagtatgcagtatgcagtatgtagtatgcagtatgcagtatgcagtatgtagtatgcagtatgtagtatatagtatgtagtatgcagtatgcagtatgtagtgtgtagtatgcagtatgtagtatgtagtatgcagtatgtagtatatagtatgtagtatgcagtatgtagtatgtagtatatagtatgcagtatgcagtatgcagtatgtagtatgcagtatgcagtatgtagtatgcagtatgcagtatgcagtatgcagtatgtagtatgcagtatgtagtatgtagtatataatatgtagtatgcagtatgtagtatgtagtatgcagtatgcagtatgcagtatgtagtatgcagtatgcagtatgcagtatgtagtatgcagtatgtagtatgtagtatataatatgtagtatgcagtatgtagtatgtagtatgtagtatgcagtatatagtatgcagtatgtagtatgtagtatatagtatgtagtatatagtatgtagtatgcagtatgtagtatgtagtatatagtatgcagtatgcagtatgcagtatgtagtatgcagtatgtagtatgcagtatgtagtatgtagtatataatacgtagtatgcagtatgtagtatgtagtatgtagtatgcagtatgtagtatgcagtatgtagtatatagtatgtagtatgcagtatgtagtatgtagtatgcagtatgtagtatgtagtatgcagtatgtagtatgcagtatgcagtatgtagtatgcagtatgcagtatgtagtatgcagtatttagtaagctgtatgtaatatgtagtatgtagtatgcagtatatagtatatagtatgtagtacgtcgtatgtagtatatagtatatagtatgtagtatgtagtatgtagtatgcagtatgtagtatgtagtatgtagtatgtagtacgtagtatatagtatgtagtatgtagtattcagtatatagtatgtagtacgtagtatatagtatgtagtatatagtatatagtatgtagtacgtagtatatagtatgcagtatgtagtatgcagtatgcagtatgtagtatgtagtatgtagtatgcagtatgcagtatgtagtatgtagtatgcagtatgtagtatgcagtatgtagtatgtagtatgcagtatgcagtatgcagtatgtagtatgtagtatgcagtatgcagtatgcagtatgtagtatgcagtatgtagtatgtagtatgtagtatgcagtatgcagtatgcagtatgtagtatggaagtatgtagtatgcagtatgtagtatgtagtatgcagtatgtagtatgtagtatgcagtatgtagtatgcagtatgtagtatgtagtatgcagtatgtagtatgcagtatgtagtatgtagtatgcagtatgtagtatgcagtatgtagtatgcagtatgcagtatgtagtatgcagtatgtagtatgcagtatgcagtatgtagtatgcagtatgtagtatgcagtatgtagtatgcagtatgtagtatgcagtatgcagtatgtagtatgcagtatgtagtatgcagtatgtagtatgtagtatgcagtatgtagtatgcagtatgtagtagggcTGACGGCAAATAATTGATTGGTCGTTGGTCGACCAAAAAAATTACCAGTCGACCAAATTCCATTGGTTGATTGgtcgcaggaaaaaaaaaagctgtctcGTCAAAGGGCTCCCGGGACTTTTAATTTGAAGGGCGTGACAAAGGAAGacgtcaaacaaatcaaaacggTAAATTAGTGTTACAAGGACAGAACGATCAGTTAGCGCGTAACCCGTCCTGGGGTAACGTCCCAGGAgttcgttgcgcagggcacacTTTGCAGCGGTGCATCAGTGCGGCTCTTAAAATCCCATTTGCCGAGTTATAGCAGCTGCCAGACGTCTTGTTGGACATTTTAAGAAAAGTGCCAAGGCTACAGCGgctctcactgaaaaacaaatacaacagaacGTTGTTGAACACAAACTCATCCAGGATGTCTCCACGAGATGGAACTCACTGCATGTTGGAGCGCCTTCTGGAACAGAGGTGGCCGGTCAGCGCTGTACTTTCCGACCCCGTTACCACACACAGATCACGGCCGCGCTGTCATCCTCGCGCAGCaacaggtttatttattttattttggtgacgtCTTTTCATGTTTACCAGTTTATATAGTTACATACAtactagtatgtagtatatagtatgtagtatatagtatgtagtatatagtatgtagtatatagtatgtagtatgcagtatgtagtatgtagtatatagtatgcagtatgcagtatgcagtatgtagtatgtagtatgcagtatgtagtatgtagtatgcagtatgtagtatatagtatgtagtatgcagtatgtagtatgtagtatatagtatgcagtatgcagtatgcagtatgtagtatgcagtatgcagtatgcagtatgtagtatgcagtatgtagtatatagtatg is drawn from Odontesthes bonariensis isolate fOdoBon6 chromosome 21, fOdoBon6.hap1, whole genome shotgun sequence and contains these coding sequences:
- the LOC142371324 gene encoding uncharacterized protein LOC142371324, which translates into the protein MASAGQLLLLLVLSSLLLCSLSAPPSSSQQEHHALQKRTGPSDVGKSVKKIVTGGKPLNPTDVKDKIIKVVAAAEPLLDLIPEPARHYVKAVFKLLTGQAGDTEQIIGSLKAEFKKLNEKLDRHHEITLWNTWASGPYQEAEINIMLAWKKFDQFQDECKGSCSDQYKNTFKELHTNMASAPDKLHLLLNAQQPSFITDFGKLLADHVRCHEKSIDDFTVLIDKLMFMGNIISGLYYSTIGVNRDQELIKITHETSMAMSNIHKYCILHPDEYIKKDTLDLIDENQDRSELAKDIRSSLEQKFDRYDWLVVAFITRNSQYSFWFFKKLNKHFLSGFAEVTKGEVSVAVAKQVKGTYSRAEKVKEDITKCLGKKPDCQEVIEKLKQCKDNKGAELMGMVTAVHSYISKSHDSVVDPSKKEQDSDDEYIDQDKTSELPYIHKGQCNKYKIFDGGHFRVMIKSDEEMQNEDPCKDVDCGGIDRGECVPLKNVLKAVCECKMGFHGKECEEKFV